Genomic DNA from Mycteria americana isolate JAX WOST 10 ecotype Jacksonville Zoo and Gardens chromosome 25, USCA_MyAme_1.0, whole genome shotgun sequence:
tggccgctactccggcagaaggtgcctgccctgctaaagGCGGGCCGGGTGTCCAGTGAGTGCATCGACCAGGAAGCCCAAAGCCAGGTGCCGGActgaggttggagctgctggccagggtttccagatgggttgagctccctcgtggcctcctgcaaaggagggagggaagcaaggtgccatcctgtgctgtctggaaacacGACCAGCTGACGTCttcttcttgtcctgctttcttctccgcaTCATGAgtccctgttgcctcctgctgtgctgtgccatgggttcATCCTGAAGCAAGTTGAGAGGGGCCCTGCTCATCACCCTCTCcccatgtgtgtgggaggaagacGCGTGTCCCATTGCTGTGAAGGGGTGCctgactgtcagctgccctggtagcagcgtggagcgggtcccttctggcatgcactgctttgtttctctcttcagacttattaaagtttatggtgcattgtagcttgagtctcctcgtgttccttccctcctgggatgcccagCCAAGCTGCTCAATGGGAAATGGCAGAATCACAGcatgactgaggttggaagggacttctggaggtcatgtGGTCCAGGAGGTCCATCTGCTCAAGGAGGTCAACCTACAGCCGGTTGTTCTAGGTCCAGGCGACTTTTGGATATCTCccaggacagagactccacaatgTTCCTGGGCGACGTGTTCTAGTGCTTGGtgaccctcacagtgaaaaagtgtttcctgacattCAGATGGAGCTTTCAGATGGAGTTTCCTTTTGTGCCCCTTGCCTCAGGTCCTCTCAATGGGCAGCACTGAAAAtagcccagctccttcctccttgcaccTTCCTTCGGGCATTTCAATCCATTAATGAGGCCCTTTTGCCCtgaccctgctcttcccagctctcagtctttcctcatatgtgcAGCGCTCCAGTCCTTAATCATCTGTGTGGCCTTTCAtttgactctctccagtatgtccacgtctctcttgcACCGAGGAGGGCAGAACTGGAGACAGTCCTCCTGGTGTGGCCTCACGAGTGCTGAGTGAAGGGGAAGGATCAATTCTGTCAACTTGCTGGAAGTGCTTTGTCTAGAGCAGCCTGGGGTACAATAGTATGCTACATTGGCAACTGCGATCCCATACAGGGTAAAGGGGTGGCTGAAAGGATGTGGTGCACTTGTACCCTTTTGGGGGGTTGGGAGTGGGTTCCCGCTGAAACGGTCCCCTGGAGGGGACTGTCCTTTCCATGTGACAAAGCAATCCAAAGTCACCCACATGCCTTTGTCCTAAGCACCAGACTTGCTGTGTCTCTCAGCAACCCCCTGCAACGCTTTCCATGGCTCCAAGACGCGTGGGGTGTGCTACAGAAGCCCAAGGAATTGtaacccttctcttctgccccccAGACCATCTGTTTGTGCTGCCgagctccctttctgcagcacagggcaaTGTTGTCATAGCACCACAGTCACCGCTTGGCAGTTTACATGACCTGTGGCTTATGGCACTGAAGAGAGGGCATTGAGCAAGTCCTTCTCCGTCCCTTGCacaccaggggaaggagagaaagaaaccctccACGATGCAGCCATtatgtcttcctgcctttctgccctgaaCGGTAAGACCACCGCCATCAGGGAGGGAAGTAACCGTGCTCATATGTGAAGCTGGCATGTAGCTGTTGATGTAGGAGAGGCCAAGCTGCCCATCTTTTCCTGCCACATGCTCTTGTCCTCCACAGGTGATGTTTTGCCCCGtgcctccccactcctgcttcaGGTAGAGTGAGGGGCACCTCTTGTGCTGTCCCATACGCTGTGGGAAGCCCTACAGGGCCTTGCCCCATAGCTAAAGCCCTGTCTTCTGGTAAAGACAGCTGCTGTCAGCAAaccccctgtgccctgctgtgcaggaaggccCTCAGGAAATGCACTCTCCATCCACATTCCTGAGCCAtgctgagcagacagcagaagCAAGGCGGGGTGAGAGGACGGTAccaaggagggaaggcagcatctCTCGGCAGCATGTGATCCGAGAGAGCAGGGTGTGGCAGGCCGTTGGAGCCCTTGGGCAGACCCTCACGATGGGTGCTGACTGCAGGACTAGCACAGGCCAGTGGGAAACTGCATGCCTGAGTGTGCTgagatgctggggaagaggaagcagagatcCTGATGTCTACTTGCCTCCAGCGTGTTCCTGCTGATGTTCTCAGGCCGTTGGTACTTGTGATGAGTTTTGATGTCTCATGGAAAGCTTTCCAAGCTTTTTGCAGTGCCTGTTATTGACTTAGTGTGTAGGATCAAAGAAGAATTGTTTCTTGGCCTTGGGGATGAAGAAGGAACAGTTGGGAAGGCCCAACACTGACCTTtggtgctgtgggggggagcaGACTTAGTGTGTGTTGGAGAGGAGTGTCTCTGCTTCTCAAGCATCGTGCTCCTGTTGAttggaggctgctggaggctctCCAGGTGAGGTAAAGAAGGACGAAGAGCATATGGATTTCTCTTGATGTTAAATTGCTGAGCCTAAAACCTTATAGGGTATCCAAGGTGACTGGGAAGTTTATACCTAAATTTGATGGAGTTAGGTATTAGGCTACACAATGGATATGGTGACACCTGCCACAGAAAATTCTTTCTAAGTCTGGCCTTGTATTTTAGGGTTGCAAGAAAACATGCCCGTTCATTAGGAGACTCCTTAAGGTAAGGCCCTGGAGGGCAAGGGGATGGCGTCACCTGGCCAGGTGGGGCACTCCTCGTCACTGGCTGCACCATCTGCCTAGACTGACGTGCCATTTCCCCCGGAAACATGTTGGCCTCTAATACTGTCACTTGAAAGGAGCCTGTGTGGCTGAATGGGCGTGTcatgaagagggaaatgaaaaggcagcgttGCAGGGAACATAAGCAGCGTTCCCATTTCCTtaactgtgatgctttgcatGCAAGATGAGCTTGTTGGTAAACACATGACATGCgcaaagggtgcctctgggcctggggcgctctggaccagtataaaagccagtccaacagcaggcttcctcatccacttcccttgccttctcctccttggtgaacaaGGTGAGCTGCAACCACTTTTAcctcactcttctctttctcttgttctcctcttttggCCTCGATGGAGTCTTTGCCTTGTTCTAGCTTTTGCTAAGAGccttgctccttgctcctgctcctaTAATCTCTGTCCGTCTTGTTCTCCAGTGGGCTTAGATGGGAGAAGGTCTTGGGATTTCTTTGCAGGGAAAGCCTGGGGACCGTGTCTCCTgagtctctcttctcctccctaggcaggctgttcctgcttcccagcctgtgcctttgctcttgccgagcgggctgtcaggctgcacctcacacgctgcctgtgctttccgtgccctctctcccaggtgcacctccgtcccgcagccatgtcctgctacgatctgtgccgtccctgtggcccaaccccgcttgccaacagctgcaacgagccctgtgtcaggcagtgccaggactcccgcgtgaTTATCGAACcatctcctgtggtggtgaccctgcctggacccatcctcagctccttcccccagaacactgctgtgggatccaccacctccgctgctgttggcagcatcctgagtgccgagggagtgcccatctcctctgggggctttagcctctctggccttggtggccgctactccggcagaaggtgcctgccctgctaaagGCGGGCCGGGTGTCCAGTGAGTGCATCGACCAGGAAGCCCAAAGCCAGGTGCCGGActgaggttggagctgctggccagggtttccagatgggttgagctccctcgtggcctcctgcaaaggagggagggaagcaaggtgccatcctgtgctgtctggaaacacGACCAGCTGACGTCttcttcttgtcctgctttcttctccgcaTCATGAgtccctgttgcctcctgctgtgctgtgccatgggttcATCCTGAAGCAAGTTGAGAGGGGCCCTGCTCATCACCCTCTCcccatgtgtgtgggaggaagacGCGTGTCCCATTGCTGTGAAGGGGTGCctgactgtcagctgccctggtagcagcGTGGAGCGGGTCCCTTCCggcatgcactgctttgtttctctcttcagacttattaaagtttatggtgcattgtagcttgagtctcctcgtgttccttccctcctgggatgcccagCCAAGCTGCTCAATGGGAAATGGCAGAATCACAGcatgactgaggttggaagggacttctggaggtcatctggtccaggaGGTCCATCTGCTCAAGGAGGTCAACCTACAGCCGGTTGTTCTAGGTCCAGGCGACTTTTGGATATCTCccaggacagagactccacaataTTCCTGGGCGACGTGTTCTAGTGCTTGGtgaccctcacagtgaaaaagtgtttcctgacattCAGATGGAGCTTTCAGATGGAGTTTCCTTTTGTGCCCCTTGCCTCAGGTCCTCTCAATGGGCAGCACTGAAAAtagcccagctccttcctccttgcaccTTCCTTCGGGCATTTCAATCCATTAATGAGGCCCT
This window encodes:
- the LOC142420856 gene encoding feather beta keratin → MSCYDLCRPCGPTPLANSCNEPCVRQCQDSRVIIEPSPVVVTLPGPILSSFPQNTAVGSTTSAAVGSILSAEGVPISSGGFSLSGLGGRYSGRRCLPC